A portion of the Amyelois transitella isolate CPQ chromosome 2, ilAmyTran1.1, whole genome shotgun sequence genome contains these proteins:
- the LOC106143202 gene encoding transcription initiation factor IIB: MASTSRIEANKVVCYAHPDAPLIEDYRAGDMICSECGLVVGDRVIDVGSEWRTFSNEKSGVDPSRVGGPENPLLSGGDLSTIIGPGRGDASFDSFGVSKYQNRRNISSTDRALINAFREINTMADRINLPKTIVDRANNLFKQVHDGKNLKGRANDAIASACLYIACRQEGVPRTFKEICAVSKISKKEIGRCFKLILKALETSVDLITTADFMSRFCSNLGLPNSVQRAATHIARKAGELDIVSGRSPISVAAAAIYMASQASEDKRSQKEIGDIAGVADVTIRQSYKLMHPFAAKLFPEDFKFATPIEFLPVM, from the exons ATGGCGAGCACGTCGAG AATCGAAGCGAACAAGGTGGTTTGTTATGCCCATCCCGATGCACCACTTATCGAGGACTACAGGGCTGGGGACATGATATGTTCAGAATGCGGATTGGTCGTCGGCGAcag GGTAATAGATGTAGGCTCAGAATGGCGTACGTTTAGCAACGAGAAGTCCGGTGTTGACCCGTCTCGTGTGGGTGGGCCAGAAAACCCATTGTTGTCTGGAGGCGATCTTTCCACAATAATCGGTCCTGGTCGGGGAGATGCATCTTTTGACAGTTTTGGGGTATCCAAATACCAGAACAGGAGAAACATAAGCAGCACAGACAGAGCCTTAATAAATGCATTCCGGGAGATAAATACGATGGCTGACAGAATAAATCTGCCAAAGACTATTGTGGACAGAGCTAATAATTTGTTCAAACAG gtACATGATGGTAAAAACTTAAAAGGCAGAGCAAACGACGCGATAGCTTCAGCGTGTCTATACATCGCCTGTCGACAGGAAGGTGTGCCCCGAACCTTCAAAGAGATCTGTGCGGTCAGCAAAATCAGCAAGAAAGAAATCGGACGGTGTTTCAAATTAATCCTAAAGGCTCTAGAAACTTCCGTGGATCTCATAACAACAGCAGATTTCATGTCTCGGTTCTGTTCAAATCTGGGGCTGCCAAATTCTGTGCAGAGGGCGGCTACACATATAGCGAGGAAAGCCGGCGAGCTGGACATTGTGTCGGGACGCAGTCCTATTTCAGTCGCCGCTGCCGCTATTTATATGGCATCTCAG GCATCGGAAGACAAGCGCAGTCAGAAGGAGATCGGCGACATCGCGGGCGTGGCTGACGTCACGATCCGGCAGTCCTACAAACTGATGCATCCGTTCGCCGCAAAACTGTTCCCTGAAGACTTCAAGTTTGCCACACCTATAGAGTTCCTGCCGGTTATGTAA